AGTGGCGGCGAATGCCCTCCTGGGCATTCGGAGCTGCAGGAAGGATGCGAAGCATGAGCGTGGCGTGGCTGCTGGGGGGCGCCATCCTGCTGGCGGCCTCTGTCTCCTGTAATCGCACCGTCCAAGGTGAGAAACGGTCAAGGAGGGCTCTTGGAAGCTAAGGAGCGGCGTTCCAAGGCACACGGGCAGGTGGTGGAAGAGGGCAGGTGCGCGAAGGGTGTTCTGCTGTTGCTGCCACCACCTTCCGCATCCCCCGCTAGGCGACTTTGACGGGGATCCCTGCGCCGGGAGGGCCAACTAGCTGGGACAACCGAGAGAGGCTGAGGTCCgcggagggaagaggagggaatggaGTGCTCGCGTCTAAAGGGTACCTAGAGGGCTCAGCCTCCCTTCTCCCGGGTTGGCTTCTTTGTGAACTAAGGAATTTTCCGCACATACTGAGGGGCTGGCCCCGCAGGACCCCTTGGAGTTAGTTGGCTCAGAGCGGTGTGGAATGGGGGAGAGCCCGAGGCCAGGGAAACATCTACGTCTTTTTTCGCGACCCCCTTCAGCTTTTGGAAAAGCCTCTTCTGGGTCGGCTCACGTAGTTCCAAAACCTCTCGGGGCGCGAAGCTCCTCCGGCACTGCGGATGGCCCGGGCCTGGAAGGGCCGGACCCCGCAGGGTTTGGGGGGTAATGAGCGCTCAGCCTCAAGTTTTAGACCAGTTGCGCGTCACGCGGATTTTACAAATGGGATTTCTTGGACCGTGTCCTTTATCGGCGGGGTGACCTTACGGCCCTGGGTTTCCGGGCCTTTGGTGCCACACGTAACGTACTTTGGCTGGCACTGAGGTGTGTATGCCCCAGGCTGCCAGCTCCGGGAGTGGAACAGCACGGGAGCCGTCCGGGGGTGCTCAGGTGCTAACTTGTGCCGGGCTGCTGGGTTCCGCCGCTGTGCAGCCCCGGCTGTGCTCCAGCTTGTCCTCCTGGGGGCGTGGGGGCTCGTTGGCCGGATAGCACGCTTCTGCGTTGCTAACCGGTGTCAGGCTGTTCGGAGCAGCCAGGGTAGCCTTAAAAGGGAGGTTTTCATTTCCTTGCGAAATTTGCCGACCTGCTGTAAAAGGCAGTGTGTCGCTTTTATCTTTTTCGTAAAAACATTGTAAAAGAGCAAATCACTGTGGATTTGAATTAGACTGAAGAATGTGATCCTTTTTCCTCTGGAGTTACAGAAAAGGATGTTGTAGTATATACTTGAAAACTGCACCACTGTATACATTTTATTGGTCAGCATTAAAATAAAGACCTTTATTTATGACCAGAAACATTGAAATTGTGGTGAACACTTTCCGTTTTGCCTCTGTCATTTAAAGTTGGAAACTTAAACTTTGGGGGTAAAACTAAGGATGTGCAAacgtttaaaaaaatatgtaggtGTAGATGACCCAATGCTTTGCTGATTTAGACAGCCCTTTTGGAAGATAGCCCTGAGCATTTGACTTGCTGTCATTTACAAATTgagggggctgggctgtggggggggggggcactggttCCTGGAGAATATGGTGAACttgtttaacaacaacaacaacaaaaaatcaagtTACTTGTTAACCAGAACTATTTAATATTGCACCTTGGGGGTTTTACTCCACAtacttttgttcattttgcatGGTAACTTTCTTAAAGGGTTAGTTAAGTGACAGACATTAAGGTAGATGGAGCTTTCCTCCCAACCTGAAACCAAATCGAGTATGATTAAGAGGTAGAGCATCCCCAAAGTTTTTCTGCCCCTTAGCGTACCTCTTTGCTCATACTCTTTTAGCTTGACCCTTACAAGTGCTCCTCGGTTTGCTACAGGGCAGATACTGGGTTTGATTTgcttctcaggtttttttttttttggatcgcAGGCAAAAGACTGACTCCTGGAGGGCAACTCCACCAAGGATACacccttctcattttacagagggggcCACTGAATTGGGGCTCGGAGCAAGGAAAACACTCCATCAGACCGTGTGCATTCCTGTCGCACAGTAATTGATAATTATTTGTGTAAATATGTTTAATTTGTCTCCCCACTGGATCATAAACTCTGGGAGGCCAGGGACCCTAGTGTCATCTTCATCACCATGGTCCAGCAGAGTCTTATCATCTataggagctcagtaaatacCAAATGAGGAATGGAGTGAGTGGGCTTGCCCAGAGTGGCCGGGTAGGGTGATGGCAGTTGGGCGTTTATGTCAGCTTGTTTTAGGCACTTCTTTCTACCATGTCACAAACCTGGGAGGTCCCCTATGATgcattctggttttcttttggaGGCTTGATtgattccttctccctctttgtaATTGATTATGAATTATGCAGGTAGTATGTGATCTAACCAAGTTCTGGAGAGCAATAATAAGCACGGttgtgagggagagggagagagaatcccaagcaggctccaccccaaGCACCCCACAAAAAAGAAGAGTTTAATTAAATCATTTCAgtagtcaggggcacctggggggctcatttCTTTAAGTgccctactcttgatctcagctcaggtcttgatctcggggtagtgaattcaagccctgctttgggctccatgctgggcgtggagcctacttaaaaaaaaatcattttcagggcgcctgggtggctcagtcagttaaggtctgccttttggcccaggtcgtgatctcagggccctgggatagagccctgcgttgTTCCtggttctccctttccctctgctgctccccctacttttGCTCTTTcacgtgttctctctttctctctctctctctaacaaataaataattaaaaatcttttttaaaaaatcattttcagtaCCCAAAGTAAACCATTGctgacatttttgtttgtatcctctcccattctttcATAATCCATGTGTAAAATATGTACTCACAAACATAGAAAATCTTTTTGtggggcaccttgggtggctcagtctgttaagccgtggactcttggtgttggctcaggttgtgatctcatggatcttgggatcaagccccacctcttGCTCCTTTGGCACCCTCTCCCGAACTCGTTGCACCCTCCccggaataaataaatctttatttctgggcacctgggtggcttagtcggttgagcgcctgccttcagctcaggtcatgagcccagggtcctgatatccagccctgccttgggctccctgttcagtggggaacctacttctccctctgcctctgcccctccccctgcttgtgttctctgtctctcaaattgataaataaaatcttttaaaaaatctttatttcttaaaaaaatatttatttatttgatcgagtgagagcacgagtggggagtaggggcagagggagaagcagactccctgctgagctgagcagggagccccgggtggagctctgtcccaggactctgggatcatgaccagagctgaaggcagccgctggcttaatggactgagctacccaggcgcccctaaataaaaaacattttaaaactctacAACATGGTCTAGGAGgatttatcataatttttaaattcgtCTTCTGTTAATAAACACATGGAGTATTTCCAGTGTTTTGTAATAAGAGAGGATACTGTAATGAATATGAAGATGGGACTCTAAATTCGTGTTTGGTTTCTTGCTTGCTTGTGCGTAGTTACTAATTAACCTGGATAGATGATGTTTTGGTGAAGTCTGTGTTTGACTTTCTTATGGTTTTATTAGCTAGGCAAGTGTTGAGAAGAAAACAGCTCATCCTGAGAGAACACATGAAAATGTACTAATGTGTACCTAGGGAGGGGTTTCTGGTCATTGAAGCTTTTAGTTTTCAGCCTGTGTTCCCACAGGTTGAAACAAATAGATTTGGGGTGAGGGGATAGTAGAGAAAGAGTTAACGTAAGTACTTGCTCTGTACTTGgtttggtggggagggtgggctaCAGAAGGGCGCTTAAAATAGCAAAGAACAAGTAGtagttttaagatttatatacttattttagagaatggggtgggggcagagggagagagagagagagagagagaatcttaagcagaatccctgctgagctcagagcaggatctcacaaccctgagaccatgactggggccaaagccaagagtcagatgctcaactgactgacccacccaggcaccccacaagtaGTAGTTTTCAAGTTAAAACTTTTCCATGCAGTTTCCCCAAAAGTAAATCAGAAACGTTTTAAAACAGTGAAAatcccccattctctctcctttccagcCTCAACAGACTTCTACagacaaatgtatatattttgtaacAATAGAAGGATTTTATTGTATATACTCTGCAacggtttatttttttaaccttatcTGCTCATGGTCGCTGTAGGGAACTCTGTCCATACTTTTACACGGGGGAATATTATTCATTGTATAAATGTCATAAGTTATTGAGCGAatctccttttaattttatttatttacttgtttatttattttaagtaatctctgtgatTAACACTGGGCTCGGACTCCTGACTTGGAGATCAAGCgtcgcacgctctaccgactgagccagccaggcgccctggacGAGTCTCCTTTTTAATGGTTGTTGAGactaacatttttgttttgttttgataaacGATATTGCAGTAACTATGCTTGGACATACAGTATTTCTGTGCACCTTACCTAGTATACGTGCAGGACAAATGCCTATAAGTAAATCGGTAGGTCCTGGGGCAAGTACActttaaattttgatgttttgCCACGTTGACCTCCAGAaagattgtaccaatttacactcccttGACAAAGAAATCCAAACAACATAGAGGCATGTGaagtaaaaaaaaaggaagttctcccctccccacccaactttACTTCACAGAGATGATCATTTGTGGTTTGGTGGATATCCTTCTAGATTTCAGATTTtgcatataaattataattttgttaCACAGATGGAAGCATGTTGTTCTGTTGGTTGCTTTTTTCAGTTGACAGTAAATCGTAGTTATCTTTGCATTTCAGTATTATTGAATAGTAGGTATAGTGGCTACTGTTAATGTTAGGGACCAGCTGGGGATATGGTAAGGTAGGAACAGGGGCTGATGAACACTGCTTATTTCCTcttgcagtgggggtgggggacgctGCCTTGAGTATCTGCAGGTATGTATTCTTGCATACTTGGGCAAATGTTGTTGATTATAGCCCATAAATTAGGATGCTTTTATACCCAGTCCTTCCTATGTGTTCAAAATTCAGaagtacatttataattttttccccactatgaaatagaaatgattttacctgggggggcacctgggtggctcagtctgttgagcatctgactgttggtttcagctcaggtcataatctcagggttgtagaaGTGAGGCCCCCATCAcacagtgcagaatctgcttgagatccttCCCTTTCCATCTGCCTCCCGCTGCTCACTTGTACACACATGccctctatctcaaataagtaaatcaaatctttttttttttttttttttaagatttcatttatttatctgacaaagaGAACAAgcggggggaatggcagagggacaaggagaagcagcctctctgctaagcagggagcccgatgtggggctcgatcccaggaccctgggatcaggacctgagccaaaggcagatgcttaactgactgagccacccagatgcccctaaataaataaaatctttaaaaaaaaaaaaaagattttacctGGTTTACAGGTGGGAGATACGggtaagtaggtaggtaggtagatagttGGGATCTGGGAGAGTATCAGTTCTGGACAAGTTCTGTGAGTCTTGGTGACTGGTATAGAATGTTGTATGGGGTAAACGTCTATGCACTATGCTGAAAGGGCTTTGAGGATCTTTGAGTAGCATCTGGATGTTTTTAGTGTTAAACAGCATGCTGTCCATGTGCTCTGTGACTGGTACAGTGCGCACAGTTAACATGAATGTTGTTTTTGATTGAGACAATTCAAGGTCGTATGTTAGAATATTCTTAGGGAATTTCTCTCaatccctccctccattcctttcctttccttttttttttttttaataagtatttcttgctcttttttcccctttttattttagtattcttACTTAAAACAAATTTTGATCCGTTTACATGAACCTTCCTGACCTGATACGTGCTTGGTACTATAGAGATTTTTAAACATCTGAAAGTAGATAATAGTGAATCCTGTGTACCCCATATTCAAGGTCAGTAATTATGCCCTAGCTTCCTGCTTTCTTCCCTGTgatattttttaacagctttattaagatacagTTTGACTGCCATACCATTCACCCACCTTAAGTCTGCAATTCCATAACTTTAAGAATATTCACAGAGCTGTTTAttcatcaccacaatcaacttCAGAATATTCTCATTACCCTGAAAGAATACCCCACatcaccccaccccgcccctttAGTCATCACTCCCCAAATTGCCGCATTCCCCAGCTCCTGACAACCattattctactttctatctatggatttgccttttcAGGACAAATGTGTGACTGTCATCTTTTCCTTAGTACAGGCAGGGCCCATCCGtgttgtggcatgtatcagtatttcttttattgccaactaatattcccttgtatgcaTGTACcacgttttatttatccattcatcagttgatgaacttTGGGGTTCTTTCCActtcttaaattttaagtaatctctacaccgagTGTGAGGttcaaactcaggaccccaagcAAGAGTCGCATACTCTCCTGACGGAGCCAACAAGGTACCCcatgggttatttccactttttttttttttttttaagattttatttatttattcgacagagatagagacagccagcgagagagggaacacaagcagggggagtgggagaggaagaagcaggctcatagcggaagaacctgatgtggggctcgatcccataacgctgggatcacgccctgagccgaaggcagacgcttaaccactgtgccacccaggcgcccctatttccacTTTCTGATGCTTATGAATAGTGCTGTGAACATCCATGTACAcgtgtttgtgtggacatgtgttgttttgttttaaagattttatttatttgagagagagaggacacaagcggggggaggggcagaggagagggagtagACCCCcctgctaaacagggagcccaatgtggggctctatcccaggaccctgggatcgtgacccaagccaaaggtagacgcccaactaactgaggcacccaggtgcccctggacatgtgtttttatttgtcttcagTATGTACTGGGAGTAGGAATTGCTGGCTCATCTGGCAGCTCTATGTTTAgccatttgaggaactgccagattATTTTCCgtagtgactgtaccattttacattcccgccagAAGTATCAGAAGGTACCAGTCCTtgtgttattttgaaataaatccaGATACAATTTCATCTCAAGATATTTCAGTATGTATTCATACAAGGTGAAGATCTCTTTATTAAACATAACCACataaccacttaaaaaataatttcttaatataatcAAATATTCAGTCAGTGTTCAGATTTCTGTCTCATGAGCGTCAcaagtactatttttttaataaaaattttttaaagtttctatttattagagagcgtgtgcatggggagggggaggggcagagagagagggggggagagaaaaatctcaagtagagTGGGCTCCaccccatgactctgagatcctgatctgagcctaaatcaagagtgctcaaccgactgagctactcaggcacccaccacctcaagaaaaaattttttaagtaagccctacacccagtgtggggcttgaacttattaCTCTGACATCAAGAcaccatgctctactgactgagtcggCCAGGTGCCTCTCTAAGTACTATTTTAATAgttgtttgaatcaggatccaaataagGCCGACCACACATTACATAGATTAATAGGTCTTTTAAAGTCTTTAATCTGAGAGTCCCTCCTCTACACCTCATTAtctcttatttttgctttgtaatttgtattttgaagAAATTAGATCCTTGCTCCTGTAGCAGGGTTTCCACATTCTGGATTTTGCTGGCTCCAGTCGTGCCGTATTTAATATGTCCTGTTGTCTCCTTTATGTCCATTAACTTGGCAGTTGGATTCAGGTGCATTGCCGTGTGGAGCTGGCATAGTTTGGTCTGGATGGATCACAGCATGTAAACTCAGTCAGGGCCTCAGAGGTACAGTGTGGTATAACGGTGAGAAAAGTGGATTCTAGAAACAGACCGCTAGGTGTTGAATCCTGACTCCTGCCTAACAATTGTTTAGCCTTGGGGAAGTTACTCAGTTTCTTCGCGCATCGGTTTATGGATCTGTACAGCGATGATCTGGTAATAGTCACCCCCTCGCAAGGTTGTTGTGAAAGTGAAGTGAGTTAATACACTGAAGTGCTGGAAGCAATGTCGGACGCACGATAGGCGCCCTAGGAAGAGCACGGACTGGGATTAAGGGAGTTCATTGTGTAGGGCTGTGCCCCTGGAGCAGCCCGGCTGGTGCTGCTGTCCTTGGCTGGCTTGGGCAGGACTGGAGCAGGTGCTAAAGAAATGGGCGGGAGGGCTCTGGATTCTGCCTTGTCTCCTTCAGCCCCTTCGCTGAGCTTCTTGATCTGTCTCAGGGCTGTTGAGCACGTGCTGTATGTCAGGGCTATGCCAGGGACTGTGGGAGCTAGAAAAAAATTAGGACACAATCCCACGATTAAAGAAACCTATAATCTCATACAGGGACCCTTGCCATTTTGGGTCTGGGGAGAGTTCCACGGACATCGCATCTGTCTATAAGAAATGGCCTCTTGAGGTGCCTCAGAATTGGTCGCTCTGCTAACTGGTTTTGAAAAACCTGGGTAAGTGGTTCATGAAGTCAGGGTAGAGGGTCATGACTGGCTTTTtataaggatgaaataaaatataatagaaagtaTTAGAGTGCAGCCCATGTAGTAAGGGTAAttgttttgtgaaaatttttCCATTATGGATAATACGTGTTAAAACTGGGTGTTTCTTACTGTGGGTTTTAGTCAGGTATTGGAGGACCACTGTAATATGtagcaatattttattatttttaattttaaaagaatccatattctttttaaaacatcataaaaGAAATAAGCTAGAACAAGAGATGCGTGTATCCTAAGTGTTCAGTCTCCTGTGGCTGCCGTCATGATCGGTGCAAGCAGGTGGCTTTCAGCAACAGAAGTGGATTCACTCACAGTTCTGGGGGgcaaaagtctgaaatcaaggcgTCAGCATGCCTGAAGACTGTCGGTGAGAATCTCTTCCTGGTTCCCTCTGCTTCTTGTGGTTGTTGGTGTTCCCTGGCTTATTCCTCAGCGTCGTTCCAACCTCTCCCTCCATTTTCATAGTGTTTCtcctttccatcttctcttctgtttctctcaagtctccctctgcctttgtcttATAAAGCCTCTTGTCAtcggatttagggcccacctggataatccagaatgaTCTTCTCATCTCAGGATCCCTAATTATATCCACAAaggtccttttttctttttaaggatttatgtgtgcatgcacaaacacacacacacacgcacacacacacatacacatgagtgcacaagcagggagagaggcagagggagagggggagagagaatatctcaagcagactccccactgagcacagagcctgatgtgggactcgatcttatgaccctgagatcatgacctgagtcaaaatcaagagttagatgttcaactgactgagccaccaagtaCCCCCAAAAGatccatccattcttccttccttccttcttttctttctttttttaaagatgccatttatgtatttgagagagataggacagacagagcacaagtagggggaggagcagagggagagggagaagcagactccccgctgaccagggagccccatgtgggacttgatcccaggaccctgtgatcatgacccaagccgaaggcagacgcttaacgactaagccacccaggcgttaaAAGATCCTTTTTCTAAATAAGGTAATGATCACAGATCCTGGGGATTGGGACATGGGCGTCTCATTTTGGAGGTTACCTTTCAATCTACTGCACTGAACAAAAGGTGAAATAATGACTTCCATACCCTTTACTCCTCCACTGCTAGTTCTTAACAGGGAAACCTCACCAGAAGTGAACAATCCTGCTGAACATGGGTGCAAACctaggagaggaaaaaggaatgactaagcataaaaattttcaaacaaacTTGTGAATAGTTTAACTTCCTCGCTGACATATTGTGATGCAATTTGCTATATTTTCTTCGTATGGTGAAGACCTACTGTTTCTCAGAATTAGTGTCATCAAGTTgtccctcattttcttctttatttgatttggtttggtttttaaagaagggagtgtttaaagattttatttatttgagagagagagagagtgtgtgcgccaTCTGCACGCacgcaggagcaggagggaggggcaaagggagggggagaagcagactccctgctgagcggggagccacacacggggcttgatcccaggacctcgagctcaggacctgaaccaaaggcagatgcttagctgactgagccacccatgtgccctccCTCATTTTCTTCTGCAGCTCCGTGAACACTTGGTTAGGCAGGATGTAGCCTGCGTATGCCATTTGTGTATGGTTTCTAAAGTTTAATGCAAATATGGGAATGACAGCACAAATTGTTACGCTTGCCATGGTACTTGCTTGGAAGTCAGCACAAATTTCTCTGAACACAAATAGTGCGCTGACCCATTCAGCGACCGTGAGGTCAGAAGACTTGCCTGCCAGCTGGCCTCCGTAGGAAGGCTTCCAGGAGGCCACACAGAAGCAAGGGAATCCCTGCCCATGGCTTGCGCTGTCCTTGTGAGTGGAGAGGGCCTGTCCCTTGTGTTTCTGGAAATCTCCCTCTGTCAGACTTTGGGAGGGGGAATGACAGGCAAGGCTGGATCCTGTCTCACAGCCGGAATGAGATAGATGGCCATTGTAACAACAGTTATGAACTAATAACTGTGGGTCGTTTGTAAAAATAAACTGAGATACTGTCAGTTTTTTTGGGTCCTAGAAATCAATGTTGTATTTCACATGTACCCCACAACTTTCCGGAAAAAAACCCtgtaaaacacaaagaaacaaaacccaataATCCCATCACCCAAAGAAAGCAATTGTAAGCCTTTTGTATACTTCCTCTGTCTTTGcctaaagtatttttatttaaagattttatttatttatttgagagagagagggagagcacgtgCACGTGGATGGGGgcaaaaaagagagggaggagagggaaagaatctcaagcgaactccacactgagcatggagcgaggcagggctcaatgtcacaaccctgagatcatgacctcagctgcaaccaagagttggacacctaaccacctgagccacccagaagcccctaaaGTACTTTTATTTAAACAATGACTGCTGAAAGATTGATCTCTGTAATGACACTTGTCTGCCTTGCCTTTTTTGCATAGGAACCAATAGAACCTCTAAAGGAAGAAGTCTCATTGGTAAGGTTGACAGCTCATCTCATGTCACTGGGAAAGGAGTTACAGTGGAAACAGGCTTTTCTGTGGATGACTTTTCTGCCTCCATCCTCACTGGAAGACTGACTACTGTCTTTCTTCCAATTGTCTACACAATTGTATTTGTGATTGGTTTGCCAAGCAATGGCATGGCCCTGTGGGTCTTTCTTTTCCGAACAAAGAAGAAGCACCCTGCTGTGATTTACATGGCCAATCTAGCCTTGGCAGACCTCCTCTCTGTGATCTGGTTCCCTTTGAAGATTGCTTATCACATACATGGCAATAACTGGATTTATGGGGAAGCTCTTTGCAAAGTCCTCATTGGCTTTTTCTATGGCAACATGTACTGTTCCATTCTCTTCATGACCTGCCTCAGTGTTCAGAGGTATTGGGTCATCGTGAATCCATTGGTGCACCCCAAGAAGAAGGCAAACATTGCCTTTGGAGTCTCACTGGGGATATGGCTGCTGATTCTGCTGGTTACCATCCCCTTGTACGTCATGAAGCAGACTGTGTACATTCCAGCCCTTAACATCACAACCTGCCACGACGTTTTGCCTGAGAAGCTGCTGGTAGGGGACATGTTCAATTATTTCCTCTCTCTGGCCATCGGAGTCTTTCTGTTCCCAGCCTTCCTCACAGCCTCGGCCTATGTGCTAATG
This Ursus arctos isolate Adak ecotype North America unplaced genomic scaffold, UrsArc2.0 scaffold_5, whole genome shotgun sequence DNA region includes the following protein-coding sequences:
- the F2RL1 gene encoding proteinase-activated receptor 2 isoform X2, coding for MKIGLRTDNSVFSGLRIKVQSLFHGTPFIGTNRTSKGRSLIGKVDSSSHVTGKGVTVETGFSVDDFSASILTGRLTTVFLPIVYTIVFVIGLPSNGMALWVFLFRTKKKHPAVIYMANLALADLLSVIWFPLKIAYHIHGNNWIYGEALCKVLIGFFYGNMYCSILFMTCLSVQRYWVIVNPLVHPKKKANIAFGVSLGIWLLILLVTIPLYVMKQTVYIPALNITTCHDVLPEKLLVGDMFNYFLSLAIGVFLFPAFLTASAYVLMIRTLRSSAMDENSEKKRQRAIKLIVTVLATYLICFTPSNLLLVVHYFLIKTRSQSHVYALYVAALCLSTLNSCIDPFVYYFVSQDFRDHVKNALLCRSVRTVQQMQISLTSKKFSRKSSSYSSSSTSVKTSY
- the F2RL1 gene encoding proteinase-activated receptor 2 isoform X1; this encodes MPSWAFGAAGRMRSMSVAWLLGGAILLAASVSCNRTVQGTNRTSKGRSLIGKVDSSSHVTGKGVTVETGFSVDDFSASILTGRLTTVFLPIVYTIVFVIGLPSNGMALWVFLFRTKKKHPAVIYMANLALADLLSVIWFPLKIAYHIHGNNWIYGEALCKVLIGFFYGNMYCSILFMTCLSVQRYWVIVNPLVHPKKKANIAFGVSLGIWLLILLVTIPLYVMKQTVYIPALNITTCHDVLPEKLLVGDMFNYFLSLAIGVFLFPAFLTASAYVLMIRTLRSSAMDENSEKKRQRAIKLIVTVLATYLICFTPSNLLLVVHYFLIKTRSQSHVYALYVAALCLSTLNSCIDPFVYYFVSQDFRDHVKNALLCRSVRTVQQMQISLTSKKFSRKSSSYSSSSTSVKTSY